From Alosa sapidissima isolate fAloSap1 chromosome 2, fAloSap1.pri, whole genome shotgun sequence, one genomic window encodes:
- the casp10 gene encoding caspase-8 isoform X2 produces MEFQELLLQVEQSLSKTDAQGLVFLSVDLLGRELSSLSSTGELFSLLMDNDFLSSENTSLLTELLHTCHRQDLIRQLGLRTDQQPGESLIGPYRKLLFELSENITEKDLKSMKFLLFKTLPRSKLQDKMTTLQLLMELEKEDLLSSENLDILKKCLSSVCPILTKRIDQFKRETDQSSNQLPNQINIDHIFQETAAGKISVSEMVVGSQDALSQHPSSISFDEPRPPSCFCKELSPSTEESGIVRNSEHPEELESLSLSSTDNSEVQSSHFSVSVPVDLKQSSHNVMDLPKYDMKGDKRGVCLIINNHEFSKSVTPLGNRDGTQFDETRLKEVFEWLGFEVEVRRDCTKHQILCLLKEVSRRDHSQVDCFVCCVLSHGLNGTIYGVDGNQVRLQQFTELFSGHLCPSLKEKPKLFFIQACQGHKEQQIVFLQTDGPRSLSSDAGANSIPADADFLLGMATTPEYASFRDRKEGTWFIQSLCEKLQLLVPEGVDLLTILTEVNNDVSKKAYGIKKQMPQPVYSLRKRLIFPIPSSPRPCRPAKKTIVS; encoded by the exons ATGGAGTTCCAGGAGTTGCTGCTGCAGGTGGAGCAGTCTCTCAGTAAGACTGATGCCCAGGGACTTGTGTTCCTTTCCGTTGATCTCCTTGGTCGTGAACTAAGCTCTCTGTCCTCTACCGGAGAGCTGTTCAGCTTGCTAATGGACAATGACTTCTTGTCTAGCGAGAATACTTCTTTACTCACAGAGCTGCTTCACACTTGTCATCGGCAAGATTTGATACGGCAATTGGGCCTCCGAACAGATCAGCAGCCAGGGGAAAGCCTCATTGGGCCCTACAG aaAGCTCCTCTTTGAACTGTCTGAAAACATCACTGAGAAAGACCTTAAAAGCATGAAGTTTTTGCTGTTCAAAACTCTACCTCGCAGCAAACTGCAAGACAAAATG ACTACTCTTCAACTTCTGATGGAGTTGGAGAAAGAGGATCTTTTGAGCAGCGAAAATTTGGACATTTTGAAGAAATGCCTATCATCTGTCTGCCCCATCTTGACAAAAAGAATTGACCAATTTAAAAGAGAAACTG atcAAAGTTCAAATCAACTGCCAAATCAAATTAACATAGACCACATATTCCAAGAAACAGCAGCAGGAAAAATTAGCGTGTCAGAGATGGTAGTTGGTTCACAG GACGCATTAAGTCAGCATCCATCCAGCATTTCTTTTGACG AGCCTCGTCCACCATCATGTTTCTGTAAAGAGCTCTCCCCTTCAACGGAG GAATCTGGAATCGTAAGAAATTCTGAACATCCAG AAGAACTAGAAAGTCTGAGTCTTAGCAGCACTGACAACAGTGAGG tGCAGAGCTctcatttctctgtctctgtccctgtGGATCTTAAACAAAGCAGTCACAATGTCATG GACCTGCCAAAATATGACATGAAGGGGGATAAAAGAGGCGTCTGCTTAATCATAAATAATCATGAGTTCTCAAAATCTGTCACGCCACTTGGTAACAGAGATGGAACCCAATTTGATGAAA CGAGGTTGAAGGAGGTGTTTGAGTGGCTGGGCTTTGAGGTAGAGGTCCGGCGGGATTGCACCAAGCACCAAATACTGTGCCTGCTGAAGGAGGTCAGCAGGAGGGATCACTCCCAGGTGGACTGCTTTGTGTGCTGCGTGCTCAGCCACGGCCTCAACGGCACCATCTACGGAGTGGATGGAAACCAGGTCAGACTTCAGCAGTTCACGGAGCTTTTCTCAGGGCACCTCTGCCCCTCCTTGAAGGAGAAGCCCAAACTCTTCTTCATCCAGGCGTGCCAGGGCCATAAAGAGCAGCAAATCGTCTTCCTCCAGACTGATGGTCCCAGGTCTCTCTCCAGTGATGCAGGAGCAAACTCCATTCCAGCTGATGCAGACTTCTTGCTAGGCATGGCAACCACACCAGAGTATGCCTCTTTCAGGGACAGAAAGGAGGGCACATGGTTCATTCAGTCTCTATGTGAAAAGCTGCAATTACTGGTGCCTGA GGGCGTTGACTTACTCACCATCCTGACAGAAGTGAACAATGATGTAAGCAAGAAAGCATATGGTATCAAAAAGCAAATGCCCCAACCAGTGTACTCACTACGGAAGAGACTCATTTTTCCCATCCCTAGCAGTCCACGGCCCTGTCGCCcagcaaaaaaaacaattgtATCATGA
- the prkra gene encoding interferon-inducible double-stranded RNA-dependent protein kinase activator A homolog isoform X2: MACPEKTPIQILHEYGTKIDCLPIYDMEKAEGTPHQPNFVFTVTIGEITCRGQGFSKKAAKHQAAEAALKVLEMDPGALPVLQRTENNGLCEPNDQQNPVGVLQELALQRSWHLPEYVVVMETGPCHNKEFSVTCRLENLMETGTGSSKKMAKKVAAEKILEKLQSLSGSAEITWTPKPIVYLESLRHSTSDTISQLRRTPLSIPNTDYVQMMQDISQEQGFEIIYHNIDELTVNGQYQCLVQLSTMPVTVCHGTGITIGNAQNDAAHSALQYIKIMATMK; encoded by the exons ATGGCATGTCCTGAGAAAACACCCATTCAAATTCTTCATGAATATGGCACGAAAATTGATTGCCTTCCAATTTATGACATGGAGAAAGCAGAGGGTACACCACATCAACCGAATTTTGTTTTTACTGTCACCATAGGTGAAATAACCTGCAGAG GTCAAGGATTCAGTAAGAAAGCTGCAAAACATCAGGCTGCTGAGGCTGCACTGAAGGTCTTGGAAATGGATCCTGGGGCTCT GCCTGTGCTTCAGCGAACTGAGAACAACGGACTCTGTGAGCCAAATGATCAGCAGAACCCTGTCGGAGTGCTACAG GAGCTGGCTCTTCAGAGGTCATGGCATCTCCCTGAGtatgtggtggtgatggagacAGGTCCCTGCCACAACAAGGAGTTCTCCGTCACCTGCAGACTGGAGAACCTCATGGAGACCG GAACAGGAAGTTCAAAGAAAATGGCCAAGAAGGTTGCGGCTGAGAAAATTCTTGAGAAACTCCAAAGCCTATCAGGGTCTGCTGAAATTACATGG ACACCGAAGCCCATAGTCTACTTGGAAAGTCTGCGCCACTCGACAAGTGATACAATTTCTCAACTGAGGAGGACTCCTCTCAGCATCCCGAACACAGACTACGTCCAGATGATGCAGGACATATCGCAGGAGCAGGGCTTTGAGATCATTTACCACAATATAG ATGAGCTGACGGTGAACGGGCAGTACCAGTGCTTAGTGCAGCTATCTACCATGCCAGTGACTGTGTGCCATGGGACTGGCATCACTATTGGCAACGCACAGAATGACGCAGCACACAGTGCGCTTCAATATATCAAGATCATGGCTACGATGAAATAA
- the casp10 gene encoding caspase-8 isoform X1, with product MEFQELLLQVEQSLSKTDAQGLVFLSVDLLGRELSSLSSTGELFSLLMDNDFLSSENTSLLTELLHTCHRQDLIRQLGLRTDQQPGESLIGPYRKLLFELSENITEKDLKSMKFLLFKTLPRSKLQDKMTTLQLLMELEKEDLLSSENLDILKKCLSSVCPILTKRIDQFKRETDQSSNQLPNQINIDHIFQETAAGKISVSEMVVGSQDALSQHPSSISFDEPRPPSCFCKELSPSTEESGIVRNSEHPESLIAPTEELESLSLSSTDNSEVQSSHFSVSVPVDLKQSSHNVMDLPKYDMKGDKRGVCLIINNHEFSKSVTPLGNRDGTQFDETRLKEVFEWLGFEVEVRRDCTKHQILCLLKEVSRRDHSQVDCFVCCVLSHGLNGTIYGVDGNQVRLQQFTELFSGHLCPSLKEKPKLFFIQACQGHKEQQIVFLQTDGPRSLSSDAGANSIPADADFLLGMATTPEYASFRDRKEGTWFIQSLCEKLQLLVPEGVDLLTILTEVNNDVSKKAYGIKKQMPQPVYSLRKRLIFPIPSSPRPCRPAKKTIVS from the exons ATGGAGTTCCAGGAGTTGCTGCTGCAGGTGGAGCAGTCTCTCAGTAAGACTGATGCCCAGGGACTTGTGTTCCTTTCCGTTGATCTCCTTGGTCGTGAACTAAGCTCTCTGTCCTCTACCGGAGAGCTGTTCAGCTTGCTAATGGACAATGACTTCTTGTCTAGCGAGAATACTTCTTTACTCACAGAGCTGCTTCACACTTGTCATCGGCAAGATTTGATACGGCAATTGGGCCTCCGAACAGATCAGCAGCCAGGGGAAAGCCTCATTGGGCCCTACAG aaAGCTCCTCTTTGAACTGTCTGAAAACATCACTGAGAAAGACCTTAAAAGCATGAAGTTTTTGCTGTTCAAAACTCTACCTCGCAGCAAACTGCAAGACAAAATG ACTACTCTTCAACTTCTGATGGAGTTGGAGAAAGAGGATCTTTTGAGCAGCGAAAATTTGGACATTTTGAAGAAATGCCTATCATCTGTCTGCCCCATCTTGACAAAAAGAATTGACCAATTTAAAAGAGAAACTG atcAAAGTTCAAATCAACTGCCAAATCAAATTAACATAGACCACATATTCCAAGAAACAGCAGCAGGAAAAATTAGCGTGTCAGAGATGGTAGTTGGTTCACAG GACGCATTAAGTCAGCATCCATCCAGCATTTCTTTTGACG AGCCTCGTCCACCATCATGTTTCTGTAAAGAGCTCTCCCCTTCAACGGAG GAATCTGGAATCGTAAGAAATTCTGAACATCCAG aGTCCTTGATTGCCCCAACAGAAGAACTAGAAAGTCTGAGTCTTAGCAGCACTGACAACAGTGAGG tGCAGAGCTctcatttctctgtctctgtccctgtGGATCTTAAACAAAGCAGTCACAATGTCATG GACCTGCCAAAATATGACATGAAGGGGGATAAAAGAGGCGTCTGCTTAATCATAAATAATCATGAGTTCTCAAAATCTGTCACGCCACTTGGTAACAGAGATGGAACCCAATTTGATGAAA CGAGGTTGAAGGAGGTGTTTGAGTGGCTGGGCTTTGAGGTAGAGGTCCGGCGGGATTGCACCAAGCACCAAATACTGTGCCTGCTGAAGGAGGTCAGCAGGAGGGATCACTCCCAGGTGGACTGCTTTGTGTGCTGCGTGCTCAGCCACGGCCTCAACGGCACCATCTACGGAGTGGATGGAAACCAGGTCAGACTTCAGCAGTTCACGGAGCTTTTCTCAGGGCACCTCTGCCCCTCCTTGAAGGAGAAGCCCAAACTCTTCTTCATCCAGGCGTGCCAGGGCCATAAAGAGCAGCAAATCGTCTTCCTCCAGACTGATGGTCCCAGGTCTCTCTCCAGTGATGCAGGAGCAAACTCCATTCCAGCTGATGCAGACTTCTTGCTAGGCATGGCAACCACACCAGAGTATGCCTCTTTCAGGGACAGAAAGGAGGGCACATGGTTCATTCAGTCTCTATGTGAAAAGCTGCAATTACTGGTGCCTGA GGGCGTTGACTTACTCACCATCCTGACAGAAGTGAACAATGATGTAAGCAAGAAAGCATATGGTATCAAAAAGCAAATGCCCCAACCAGTGTACTCACTACGGAAGAGACTCATTTTTCCCATCCCTAGCAGTCCACGGCCCTGTCGCCcagcaaaaaaaacaattgtATCATGA
- the prkra gene encoding interferon-inducible double-stranded RNA-dependent protein kinase activator A homolog isoform X1: MDTLATKNISEQTQMACPEKTPIQILHEYGTKIDCLPIYDMEKAEGTPHQPNFVFTVTIGEITCRGQGFSKKAAKHQAAEAALKVLEMDPGALPVLQRTENNGLCEPNDQQNPVGVLQELALQRSWHLPEYVVVMETGPCHNKEFSVTCRLENLMETGTGSSKKMAKKVAAEKILEKLQSLSGSAEITWTPKPIVYLESLRHSTSDTISQLRRTPLSIPNTDYVQMMQDISQEQGFEIIYHNIDELTVNGQYQCLVQLSTMPVTVCHGTGITIGNAQNDAAHSALQYIKIMATMK, translated from the exons ATGGACACATTAGCTACGAAGAA CATTTCCGAGCAAACTCAGATGGCATGTCCTGAGAAAACACCCATTCAAATTCTTCATGAATATGGCACGAAAATTGATTGCCTTCCAATTTATGACATGGAGAAAGCAGAGGGTACACCACATCAACCGAATTTTGTTTTTACTGTCACCATAGGTGAAATAACCTGCAGAG GTCAAGGATTCAGTAAGAAAGCTGCAAAACATCAGGCTGCTGAGGCTGCACTGAAGGTCTTGGAAATGGATCCTGGGGCTCT GCCTGTGCTTCAGCGAACTGAGAACAACGGACTCTGTGAGCCAAATGATCAGCAGAACCCTGTCGGAGTGCTACAG GAGCTGGCTCTTCAGAGGTCATGGCATCTCCCTGAGtatgtggtggtgatggagacAGGTCCCTGCCACAACAAGGAGTTCTCCGTCACCTGCAGACTGGAGAACCTCATGGAGACCG GAACAGGAAGTTCAAAGAAAATGGCCAAGAAGGTTGCGGCTGAGAAAATTCTTGAGAAACTCCAAAGCCTATCAGGGTCTGCTGAAATTACATGG ACACCGAAGCCCATAGTCTACTTGGAAAGTCTGCGCCACTCGACAAGTGATACAATTTCTCAACTGAGGAGGACTCCTCTCAGCATCCCGAACACAGACTACGTCCAGATGATGCAGGACATATCGCAGGAGCAGGGCTTTGAGATCATTTACCACAATATAG ATGAGCTGACGGTGAACGGGCAGTACCAGTGCTTAGTGCAGCTATCTACCATGCCAGTGACTGTGTGCCATGGGACTGGCATCACTATTGGCAACGCACAGAATGACGCAGCACACAGTGCGCTTCAATATATCAAGATCATGGCTACGATGAAATAA
- the LOC121696938 gene encoding protein FAM237A-like, with translation MDNFFFIIRLAVALLVGCACTAPLQAQRPGQIDPLTLNRVDPQCWDSSTVLVLEMRTPRIADNVPAFWELMVFLKSSDKQKHGDLFWDLAQIFWDIYVDCVLSRTHGLGRRQLPRPQQHITTLRSLFTDQSVVQDTRANYSKFQRFSQGWLRIKIQGIQPDRSSSNLDYMKTSRL, from the exons ATGGACAATTTCTTCTTCATTATTCGACTGGCCGTGGCTCTATTGGTTGGCTGCGCCTGCACAGCGCCTCTGCAAGCCCAGAGACCGGGCCAGATCGACCCTTTAACCCTGAACCGGGTCGATCCTCAGTGCTGGGACTCGTCCACTGTCCTGGTCTTAGAAATGCGCACTCCGAGGATCGCAGATAACGTTCCAGCCTTTTGGGAACTCATGGTCTTCTTGAAATCCTCTGATAAACAAAAACACGGTGATTTATTCTGGGACCTCGCACAGATATTCTGGGACATTTACGTGGATTGTGTTTTATCCAGAACCCATGGACTTGGTCGTCGCCAGTTGCCCCGGCCCCAGCAGCACATCACTACACTGCGCTCGCTGTTTACTGACC AGTCCGTCGTCCAAGATACACGAGCTAACTACTCTAAATTCCAGAGGTTCAGTCAAGGCTGGCTCAGGATCAAAATACAGGGGATTCAACCTGACCGTTCGTCTAGCAATCTCGACTATATGAAGACCTCCCGGTTATAG
- the LOC121704011 gene encoding uncharacterized protein LOC121704011 isoform X2 has protein sequence MQVVLQDMQEQMGKLTALLKDERRSHQHSCRALLEESDRRAERVRQMHQLEMNQLVEAHKKEIENIVELHSQHMEDERSYAAERYGLFGFKDSIVEEMRSSWLKKENSWREEQERDLLEQMMSLKKQLSQCETEKEEQRKAFEAEIAELHSHYSTEIKALEKELSEKEVSVTLLNTALMQTQYQLEIMNHNSSAVDAKKELTRRRVTTLQLTQSNAALE, from the exons AT GCAGGTGGTACTTCAGGACATGCAAGAGCAAATGGGCAAACTGACTGCTCTTCTGAAGGATGAGCGCAGGTCCCATCAGCATAGCTGCCGTGCG CTGCTCGAAGAGTCTGACAGGCGGGCAGAAAGAGTCAGGCAGATGCATCAGCTGGAGATGAA CCAGCTGGTCGAGGCACACAAAAAGGAGATCGAAAATATTGTGGAGCTCCACTCCCAACACATGGAAGATGAAAGGAGTTACGCAGCTGAACGCTATG GATTGTTTGGGTTTAAGGACAGCATTGTTGAAGAAATGCGCAGCAGTTGGCTGAAAAAGGAGAACAGCTGGAGagaagagcaagagagggatcTCTTGGAGCAAATGATGAGTT TAAAGAAACAACTGAGCCAATGTGAGACGGAAAAGGAAGAACAACGAAAGGCCTTTGAGGCTGAAATCGCAGAACTACATTCTCATTACAGCACTGAAATAAAG GCACTTGAAAAGGAGCTGTCAGAAAAAGAGGTATCCGTCACCTTGTTGAACACTGCTCTCATGCAGACCCAATACCAGCTGGAAATAATG AACCATAACTCCTCAGCTGTTGACGCTAAGAAGGAGCTCACCCGCAGGCGAGTGACCACTCTGCAGTTGACTCAGTCCAACGCAGCACTAGAGTGA
- the casp10 gene encoding caspase-3 isoform X3, with translation MKFLLFKTLPRSKLQDKMTTLQLLMELEKEDLLSSENLDILKKCLSSVCPILTKRIDQFKRETDQSSNQLPNQINIDHIFQETAAGKISVSEMVVGSQDALSQHPSSISFDEPRPPSCFCKELSPSTEESGIVRNSEHPESLIAPTEELESLSLSSTDNSEVQSSHFSVSVPVDLKQSSHNVMDLPKYDMKGDKRGVCLIINNHEFSKSVTPLGNRDGTQFDETRLKEVFEWLGFEVEVRRDCTKHQILCLLKEVSRRDHSQVDCFVCCVLSHGLNGTIYGVDGNQVRLQQFTELFSGHLCPSLKEKPKLFFIQACQGHKEQQIVFLQTDGPRSLSSDAGANSIPADADFLLGMATTPEYASFRDRKEGTWFIQSLCEKLQLLVPEGVDLLTILTEVNNDVSKKAYGIKKQMPQPVYSLRKRLIFPIPSSPRPCRPAKKTIVS, from the exons ATGAAGTTTTTGCTGTTCAAAACTCTACCTCGCAGCAAACTGCAAGACAAAATG ACTACTCTTCAACTTCTGATGGAGTTGGAGAAAGAGGATCTTTTGAGCAGCGAAAATTTGGACATTTTGAAGAAATGCCTATCATCTGTCTGCCCCATCTTGACAAAAAGAATTGACCAATTTAAAAGAGAAACTG atcAAAGTTCAAATCAACTGCCAAATCAAATTAACATAGACCACATATTCCAAGAAACAGCAGCAGGAAAAATTAGCGTGTCAGAGATGGTAGTTGGTTCACAG GACGCATTAAGTCAGCATCCATCCAGCATTTCTTTTGACG AGCCTCGTCCACCATCATGTTTCTGTAAAGAGCTCTCCCCTTCAACGGAG GAATCTGGAATCGTAAGAAATTCTGAACATCCAG aGTCCTTGATTGCCCCAACAGAAGAACTAGAAAGTCTGAGTCTTAGCAGCACTGACAACAGTGAGG tGCAGAGCTctcatttctctgtctctgtccctgtGGATCTTAAACAAAGCAGTCACAATGTCATG GACCTGCCAAAATATGACATGAAGGGGGATAAAAGAGGCGTCTGCTTAATCATAAATAATCATGAGTTCTCAAAATCTGTCACGCCACTTGGTAACAGAGATGGAACCCAATTTGATGAAA CGAGGTTGAAGGAGGTGTTTGAGTGGCTGGGCTTTGAGGTAGAGGTCCGGCGGGATTGCACCAAGCACCAAATACTGTGCCTGCTGAAGGAGGTCAGCAGGAGGGATCACTCCCAGGTGGACTGCTTTGTGTGCTGCGTGCTCAGCCACGGCCTCAACGGCACCATCTACGGAGTGGATGGAAACCAGGTCAGACTTCAGCAGTTCACGGAGCTTTTCTCAGGGCACCTCTGCCCCTCCTTGAAGGAGAAGCCCAAACTCTTCTTCATCCAGGCGTGCCAGGGCCATAAAGAGCAGCAAATCGTCTTCCTCCAGACTGATGGTCCCAGGTCTCTCTCCAGTGATGCAGGAGCAAACTCCATTCCAGCTGATGCAGACTTCTTGCTAGGCATGGCAACCACACCAGAGTATGCCTCTTTCAGGGACAGAAAGGAGGGCACATGGTTCATTCAGTCTCTATGTGAAAAGCTGCAATTACTGGTGCCTGA GGGCGTTGACTTACTCACCATCCTGACAGAAGTGAACAATGATGTAAGCAAGAAAGCATATGGTATCAAAAAGCAAATGCCCCAACCAGTGTACTCACTACGGAAGAGACTCATTTTTCCCATCCCTAGCAGTCCACGGCCCTGTCGCCcagcaaaaaaaacaattgtATCATGA
- the LOC121704011 gene encoding flagellum-associated coiled-coil domain-containing protein 1-like isoform X1 — MQVVLQDMQEQMGKLTALLKDERRSHQHSCRALLEESDRRAERVRQMHQLEMNQLVEAHKKEIENIVELHSQHMEDERSYAAERYALLEKDYDFLKSSFRTYKDSIVEEMRSSWLKKENSWREEQERDLLEQMMSLKKQLSQCETEKEEQRKAFEAEIAELHSHYSTEIKALEKELSEKEVSVTLLNTALMQTQYQLEIMNHNSSAVDAKKELTRRRVTTLQLTQSNAALE; from the exons AT GCAGGTGGTACTTCAGGACATGCAAGAGCAAATGGGCAAACTGACTGCTCTTCTGAAGGATGAGCGCAGGTCCCATCAGCATAGCTGCCGTGCG CTGCTCGAAGAGTCTGACAGGCGGGCAGAAAGAGTCAGGCAGATGCATCAGCTGGAGATGAA CCAGCTGGTCGAGGCACACAAAAAGGAGATCGAAAATATTGTGGAGCTCCACTCCCAACACATGGAAGATGAAAGGAGTTACGCAGCTGAACGCTATG CCTTGCTGGAAAAAGACTATGACTTCCTGAAAAGCTCCTTTCGTACCTACAAG GACAGCATTGTTGAAGAAATGCGCAGCAGTTGGCTGAAAAAGGAGAACAGCTGGAGagaagagcaagagagggatcTCTTGGAGCAAATGATGAGTT TAAAGAAACAACTGAGCCAATGTGAGACGGAAAAGGAAGAACAACGAAAGGCCTTTGAGGCTGAAATCGCAGAACTACATTCTCATTACAGCACTGAAATAAAG GCACTTGAAAAGGAGCTGTCAGAAAAAGAGGTATCCGTCACCTTGTTGAACACTGCTCTCATGCAGACCCAATACCAGCTGGAAATAATG AACCATAACTCCTCAGCTGTTGACGCTAAGAAGGAGCTCACCCGCAGGCGAGTGACCACTCTGCAGTTGACTCAGTCCAACGCAGCACTAGAGTGA